In Thalassotalea fonticola, a single genomic region encodes these proteins:
- a CDS encoding LYR motif-containing protein: MQRHFYLCDDIGDLKLISSELENNGFSKPQIHLISKTQGTQHLDTFMPITDEIFKSLLLGNYNLYLSAFIAVLITIVSYFYGFILFSLVWFSLAVVVLFFTFFTNQAHNLFVNTNNTVDPEMIKSEIASGRYVLLVELSSRQEPQLKRVVTKHPELKMAGNHEVFLN, from the coding sequence ATGCAGAGGCATTTTTATCTTTGCGACGATATAGGTGATTTGAAGCTTATATCTTCAGAACTAGAAAACAATGGGTTTTCAAAGCCCCAGATCCATCTTATTTCAAAAACTCAAGGTACCCAGCACCTTGATACATTTATGCCAATCACCGATGAAATATTTAAGTCATTACTGTTAGGTAATTATAACCTTTATCTTTCGGCATTTATTGCCGTATTGATCACCATAGTTTCTTATTTTTATGGCTTTATTCTGTTTAGCCTTGTTTGGTTTTCATTAGCCGTTGTCGTTTTATTTTTTACTTTTTTTACTAACCAAGCCCACAACTTATTCGTTAATACCAACAATACCGTGGATCCTGAAATGATCAAAAGCGAAATAGCATCAGGTCGTTATGTATTATTAGTCGAGCTTAGTTCACGGCAAGAGCCTCAGCTTAAAAGAGTAGTTACAAAGCACCCTGAACTTAAAATGGCAGGAAATCACGAAGTCTTTCTTAACTGA
- a CDS encoding CBM96 family carbohydrate-binding protein, translating into MRFKLKKRLCHRRFVDAVKCALVLTLLSTGMADAATINVNTSVGFDKDNYSNAANIDNNWSNRQFISIKDLNDAASAKVAYVQFNVAQYSPTGVTKVELVLSARQVAGDTTVELRQASNTTWDETQVNSSTAPSVSYGATVLKSFDVTQLDKVLDTAQGELYTIDITDLITSAGDYSFALTISANANSVDFFSSAAQEGFNQPQVNFSGTKGFSVSPSYFIVKGGGNVTNRKQIITITNEGSYDFTFKGNDTAPNGILYEEYNKTNSTCNSNTVLATGQSCEFTLIQLKTATTVPNHDIFRIKYLYADLDNTTRRFPLFIKDISAEATAEQAKRRIAPLLKNFRVTDLGTDTPIAALPIAGTAYDAKFNIDGYHDSYRTIIALFDCADTTAESCAAGFGSNIGWVEATAGYATTGATTYNSYASSVTEFTGTITMPAYSNNLVARVYYRADVDEAMKHHFISVIAAGGQGMSLADGLGRKIIIEAAQ; encoded by the coding sequence ATGAGATTTAAGTTAAAAAAACGACTGTGTCATCGTAGATTCGTCGATGCCGTTAAGTGCGCTTTGGTATTGACCCTATTATCTACTGGAATGGCTGATGCAGCCACTATCAATGTGAATACAAGCGTCGGCTTTGATAAAGATAATTACAGCAACGCTGCTAATATCGATAACAACTGGAGCAACAGACAATTCATCTCCATTAAAGATCTAAATGATGCCGCTTCAGCAAAGGTTGCCTACGTACAATTCAACGTTGCGCAGTATAGCCCTACGGGCGTTACGAAAGTCGAATTGGTATTGTCTGCTCGACAAGTTGCTGGCGACACCACAGTCGAGCTAAGGCAAGCTTCCAACACCACTTGGGACGAAACGCAGGTTAACAGCAGTACTGCGCCAAGTGTCAGCTATGGTGCAACCGTACTCAAATCATTCGATGTCACTCAACTTGATAAAGTACTTGATACTGCACAAGGTGAGCTATACACCATAGATATTACCGACTTGATCACCAGTGCCGGCGATTATAGCTTTGCGCTTACCATTAGCGCCAATGCTAACTCGGTAGATTTTTTTAGCAGTGCTGCGCAAGAAGGCTTTAACCAGCCACAAGTTAATTTTTCTGGCACGAAAGGCTTTAGCGTTAGTCCAAGTTATTTTATCGTTAAAGGCGGAGGCAACGTAACAAACAGAAAGCAAATCATCACCATTACCAATGAAGGCTCGTACGATTTTACCTTCAAAGGTAATGATACAGCACCGAATGGGATATTATATGAAGAATATAATAAAACCAACAGTACTTGTAATAGCAATACCGTGTTAGCTACTGGCCAATCCTGTGAGTTTACCTTAATCCAACTAAAAACTGCCACGACGGTACCAAATCATGACATTTTTCGCATAAAGTACCTATATGCGGATCTGGATAATACAACTCGTAGATTCCCTCTTTTTATTAAAGATATTAGCGCTGAAGCCACAGCAGAGCAAGCTAAGCGTAGAATTGCGCCGCTACTGAAGAATTTCAGAGTGACAGATTTGGGCACCGACACCCCGATCGCGGCTCTGCCGATTGCGGGCACTGCTTATGATGCTAAATTTAACATCGATGGTTACCACGACTCTTATCGCACTATCATCGCGCTTTTCGATTGTGCTGACACCACTGCTGAAAGTTGTGCCGCAGGTTTTGGCAGCAACATTGGCTGGGTTGAAGCTACAGCCGGTTACGCTACTACTGGGGCAACCACCTATAACAGTTATGCCTCTTCAGTGACCGAGTTTACCGGCACCATCACCATGCCTGCCTACAGTAACAATCTTGTTGCCCGAGTGTATTACCGCGCTGATGTCGACGAAGCGATGAAGCACCATTTCATCTCTGTCATTGCTGCCGGCGGACAGGGTATGTCACTCGCTGATGGTTTAGGCCGTAAAATTATCATTGAAGCTGCACAGTAA
- a CDS encoding EF-hand domain-containing protein has translation MKKISLISLSILLLTSFASQASKAERFNKLDVDQDQHLSMSEFKVNLDNHFVRLNITDSKQQNQMLKNGFKRKDRNSDGKISLEEFTAPAKKSNKKTKPKNK, from the coding sequence ATGAAAAAAATATCATTAATTAGTCTAAGCATACTTTTATTAACCAGCTTTGCTAGTCAGGCAAGTAAAGCCGAACGTTTTAATAAATTAGATGTCGATCAGGACCAGCACCTGAGCATGTCGGAATTTAAAGTGAATTTGGACAATCACTTTGTCAGGTTAAATATTACCGACAGCAAACAGCAAAACCAAATGCTGAAAAATGGTTTTAAGCGCAAAGATAGAAATAGTGACGGCAAAATAAGCCTAGAAGAGTTTACTGCGCCAGCCAAAAAATCAAATAAAAAAACTAAGCCGAAAAATAAGTAA